In Halogeometricum borinquense DSM 11551, a single genomic region encodes these proteins:
- a CDS encoding twin-arginine translocation signal domain-containing protein, with amino-acid sequence MTQLSNQFTSRNQSRRRFLTKLGATGVTLAGMGSTLVDTATATAGYTEFDEVWWDRIDNTWYTKWEAPSDWPLDLSSANTYDAGITISRVLYLANITEQPNGNYNYDTPGYEYEFGLNSFGVVAARPRDSADGSGPLDEPESGKPAFEKAFHSKHTLESNIENYSGTNNLSSMLNPDQIHLHRGVPDAVVEASGNDWLTDKDLENVDTSETNTKIVGGAGLALGVLGATIPSGVGQVASGASIALSAGTLVSDLLDTEPGSQQTMTDDTWKHQLKENNDKFYGDRKNIAGFQHSANLPLFVPEGESMEISFRDRIEFDGDDRGTYIHGYPVGADEFIKNNLEDSFTVSIPANEVGKEADIPSVTDKSGTGPQQLP; translated from the coding sequence ATGACTCAATTATCCAACCAGTTCACGTCGAGGAATCAATCGCGTCGCCGTTTTCTGACCAAACTGGGCGCCACGGGCGTCACCCTTGCAGGGATGGGTTCCACACTCGTCGATACGGCCACCGCAACTGCAGGCTACACCGAATTCGACGAGGTCTGGTGGGACCGCATCGACAACACCTGGTATACAAAATGGGAAGCACCCTCTGACTGGCCTCTTGACCTCAGCTCAGCGAACACGTACGACGCGGGTATCACTATCAGCCGTGTGCTCTACCTCGCTAACATCACCGAACAACCCAACGGTAACTACAACTATGATACCCCTGGTTACGAGTACGAATTCGGCCTCAACTCGTTCGGCGTCGTCGCCGCCCGTCCCCGCGATAGCGCCGACGGCTCCGGCCCCCTCGACGAACCAGAATCGGGCAAGCCCGCTTTCGAGAAGGCCTTCCACTCCAAACATACCCTCGAATCGAATATCGAGAACTACTCCGGGACGAACAACCTCTCCAGTATGCTCAATCCTGATCAAATCCATCTTCATCGGGGAGTCCCGGATGCGGTCGTTGAGGCATCCGGTAACGACTGGTTGACCGACAAAGACCTCGAGAACGTCGATACCAGCGAGACCAACACCAAAATAGTCGGCGGCGCTGGCCTCGCACTCGGTGTCCTCGGTGCCACCATCCCCAGCGGCGTCGGCCAAGTCGCCAGCGGCGCAAGTATCGCACTCTCCGCAGGAACGCTTGTGAGCGATCTCCTTGACACGGAACCTGGTAGCCAACAGACGATGACTGACGACACCTGGAAACATCAACTCAAAGAGAATAACGACAAGTTCTACGGCGACCGCAAGAACATCGCTGGCTTCCAACACAGCGCCAACCTTCCTCTATTCGTTCCCGAAGGCGAATCGATGGAGATCTCCTTCCGCGACCGCATTGAGTTCGACGGTGATGATCGAGGCACCTACATCCACGGCTACCCCGTGGGGGCAGATGAGTTTATCAAAAACAACCTCGAAGACTCATTCACAGTTTCTATCCCAGCGAACGAGGTCGGCAAGGAAGCCGATATACCCAGTGTCACCGACAAATCTGGCACTGGGCCCCAGCAACTACCCTAG
- a CDS encoding NADP-dependent malic enzyme, producing MTLEDDAREYHRRIPPGKVEIATTKPTNTQRDLSLAYSPGVATPCRDIAENPEQAYRNTVKGNLVGVVSNGSAVLGLGDIGAQASKPVMEGKGVLFKRFADIDVFDIELDLDDPDTFTQAVAAMEPTFGGINLEDIKAPECFEIESDLSERMDIPVFHDDQHGTAIISGAALQNAADIVGKNLSDLHVTFAGAGAAATATARFYVSLGIPRENITMCDIDGILSEARAEAGDLNEFTEPFACGEDDGELEDAMEGADVFVGLSVGGIVSQEMVRTMADDPIIFAMANPDPEITYEDAKDARDDTVIMATGRSDYPNQVNNVLGFPFIFRGALDVRATEINEEMKLAAADALADLAREDVPDAVVKAYGDEPLQFGPDYLIPKPLDQRVLYEVTPAVARAAIESGAARTERDLDAYREELEARLGKSREMMRVVMNKAQSDPKRVALAEGENEKTIRAASQLVEDGIAEPVLIGRRDHILQKTEELGLDFDPVVVNPREGEWTHYVDYLYEHRQRKGLTRTEANELIRQDSNYFASVMVEMGDADAMLTGLTNHYPSALRPPLQVIGTAENANYAAGVYMLTFRNRVVFCADTTVNLDPDEEVLAEVTKHTAELAKRFNVEPRAALLSYSDFGSVETEGVRKPRNAVNILHDDPDVDFPVDGEMQADTALVEEMLTETYEFAELDGPANVLVFPNLEAGNIGYKVLQRLGGAEAIGPMLVGMDKPVYVLQRGDEVKDIVNLASVAVVDAQE from the coding sequence ATGACGCTCGAAGACGACGCACGAGAGTATCACCGGCGTATTCCACCGGGGAAAGTAGAGATCGCAACGACGAAGCCAACAAACACCCAGCGTGACCTCTCGCTGGCGTACTCGCCGGGAGTCGCGACACCGTGTCGCGACATCGCCGAGAACCCAGAGCAGGCGTATCGTAACACCGTAAAGGGGAATCTCGTCGGTGTCGTCTCCAACGGTTCGGCCGTTCTGGGCCTCGGTGACATCGGCGCACAGGCTTCCAAGCCCGTGATGGAGGGGAAAGGCGTCCTGTTCAAACGCTTCGCCGACATCGACGTGTTCGACATCGAACTCGACCTCGATGACCCCGATACGTTTACGCAGGCCGTCGCGGCGATGGAGCCGACGTTCGGGGGCATCAACCTCGAAGACATCAAAGCGCCCGAATGCTTCGAGATCGAGTCGGATCTCTCAGAACGAATGGATATTCCAGTGTTCCACGACGACCAGCACGGCACTGCCATCATCTCCGGGGCCGCACTACAGAACGCCGCCGACATTGTCGGGAAGAATCTCTCAGATCTGCACGTCACTTTCGCGGGTGCGGGCGCGGCAGCGACAGCGACTGCCCGGTTCTACGTCTCGCTCGGCATCCCTCGGGAGAACATCACGATGTGCGATATCGACGGGATCCTCTCGGAGGCTCGGGCCGAAGCTGGTGACCTTAACGAGTTCACCGAGCCGTTCGCCTGCGGGGAGGACGACGGCGAACTCGAAGACGCGATGGAAGGCGCGGACGTGTTCGTCGGCCTCTCAGTCGGCGGAATCGTTTCCCAAGAGATGGTACGGACGATGGCCGACGATCCGATCATCTTCGCGATGGCGAACCCCGACCCCGAGATCACCTACGAGGACGCCAAGGACGCGCGCGACGACACGGTCATCATGGCAACGGGCCGGTCGGATTACCCGAACCAAGTGAACAACGTCCTCGGCTTTCCGTTCATCTTCCGCGGAGCGCTCGACGTTCGCGCAACCGAAATCAACGAGGAGATGAAGCTCGCTGCTGCGGATGCACTCGCAGACCTCGCCCGTGAGGACGTTCCAGATGCCGTCGTCAAGGCCTACGGCGACGAGCCACTCCAGTTCGGTCCCGACTATCTGATCCCGAAACCACTGGACCAGCGCGTCCTCTACGAGGTGACACCCGCCGTCGCGCGGGCTGCGATAGAGAGCGGCGCAGCCAGAACGGAACGCGACCTCGACGCCTACCGCGAGGAACTCGAAGCGCGCCTCGGCAAGTCCCGCGAGATGATGCGTGTCGTGATGAACAAGGCGCAGTCGGATCCAAAACGAGTCGCACTCGCCGAGGGAGAAAACGAGAAGACGATTCGTGCAGCGAGTCAACTCGTCGAAGACGGCATCGCTGAACCCGTTCTCATCGGACGGAGAGACCACATTCTACAGAAAACTGAAGAGCTAGGGTTGGACTTCGACCCGGTTGTTGTGAACCCACGCGAGGGGGAGTGGACCCACTACGTGGACTACCTGTACGAGCACCGGCAGCGAAAAGGTCTCACACGGACGGAAGCAAACGAACTCATCCGGCAAGACTCGAACTACTTCGCCAGCGTGATGGTGGAAATGGGCGATGCCGACGCGATGCTCACTGGACTGACGAACCACTACCCGTCGGCGCTCCGACCACCACTGCAGGTTATCGGCACGGCCGAGAACGCGAACTACGCGGCCGGTGTCTACATGCTGACGTTCCGGAATCGAGTCGTCTTCTGTGCGGACACGACCGTCAACCTCGATCCCGACGAGGAAGTACTCGCGGAGGTGACGAAACACACCGCGGAACTGGCCAAGCGCTTCAACGTCGAACCGCGGGCGGCGCTCCTATCGTACTCGGACTTCGGGAGCGTCGAGACCGAAGGCGTTCGCAAGCCACGCAACGCGGTGAACATCCTGCACGACGACCCCGACGTCGACTTTCCGGTCGATGGGGAGATGCAAGCGGACACTGCTCTCGTCGAGGAGATGCTGACAGAAACCTACGAGTTCGCAGAACTCGACGGTCCGGCGAACGTGCTCGTGTTCCCAAACCTCGAAGCGGGCAACATCGGCTACAAGGTGCTCCAGCGACTCGGCGGTGCCGAGGCCATCGGCCCGATGCTCGTCGGCATGGACAAGCCCGTCTACGTCCTCCAGCGCGGTGACGAGGTCAAAGACATTGTCAACCTGGCGAGCGTCGCCGTCGTGGACGCACAAGAATGA
- a CDS encoding MFS transporter, protein MRDPRWRYYLYSLTETQGLIAPVWVLLLQARGLSYSEIGFLGALYWAVLVSAEIPTGYIGDRLGYRRSLFLSALVTAVGVGGLALSHTIVPFALALGTWAIGRTFRSGTADAWLYSALANSGAVDAYTTVHGRGQAIKLAATAATAILGSIVYSQSLTAPFLLTALLLGGNAAIVLSFPSTANMKRPFPAESTRLETTRQELKQVFTQPGVRGFVSYTVLLFGLVEVTRTFIQPIVVGDQVGLPVIAVGVLYASFNIVAAGASAVTDRIERIIGLHRWFRIAPILLAASFVLLPILSVLAVPSFISMEAIWRVSQTFQSGVINDRTRDHRRATILSVVSMAGGVAAIVFRIVGGVLADLFGPLIMLAALALAFIIGGRVLLVATQQGVFESPRKK, encoded by the coding sequence ATGCGAGACCCCCGCTGGCGATATTACCTCTATTCACTCACTGAAACCCAAGGACTCATCGCTCCCGTCTGGGTTCTACTGCTCCAAGCCCGTGGCCTCTCCTATTCCGAAATTGGCTTTCTCGGGGCGTTATACTGGGCTGTCCTTGTTTCCGCAGAAATTCCAACCGGCTATATTGGAGACCGACTCGGGTACCGTCGGAGTCTCTTCCTCAGCGCCCTTGTGACAGCCGTCGGTGTTGGGGGACTCGCGCTGTCCCACACCATCGTTCCATTTGCGCTTGCCCTTGGCACGTGGGCAATCGGGAGAACTTTCCGGTCAGGAACGGCCGATGCGTGGCTCTACAGTGCCCTTGCAAACAGTGGTGCAGTCGACGCATACACGACCGTCCACGGTCGGGGGCAAGCAATTAAACTAGCCGCCACGGCAGCGACCGCGATTCTTGGAAGTATCGTTTACAGCCAATCACTCACCGCTCCGTTTCTCCTTACTGCTCTCCTCCTCGGTGGAAACGCAGCGATCGTACTCTCGTTTCCATCGACCGCAAATATGAAACGCCCATTTCCGGCAGAATCAACTCGGCTCGAAACGACGCGGCAGGAACTGAAGCAGGTGTTCACCCAACCCGGTGTGAGGGGCTTCGTCAGCTATACCGTTCTCCTGTTTGGACTGGTTGAGGTCACTCGAACGTTCATCCAACCAATTGTCGTTGGCGACCAAGTCGGGCTTCCGGTAATCGCTGTCGGTGTTCTGTATGCGAGTTTCAATATCGTTGCTGCCGGAGCGAGCGCGGTTACTGATCGGATCGAGCGTATCATCGGTCTCCATCGCTGGTTCCGCATTGCCCCAATTCTGTTGGCTGCCAGCTTCGTGCTACTCCCAATACTGTCTGTCCTCGCTGTCCCGTCGTTCATTAGTATGGAGGCCATCTGGCGGGTCAGTCAAACCTTCCAAAGTGGGGTCATAAACGACCGGACACGGGACCACCGGCGGGCCACTATCCTGAGTGTCGTCTCGATGGCTGGCGGTGTCGCTGCAATCGTGTTTCGCATAGTCGGCGGTGTGCTTGCCGATTTGTTTGGTCCTCTCATAATGCTGGCAGCCCTTGCTCTTGCGTTTATTATCGGTGGGAGGGTTCTCCTCGTAGCCACACAGCAGGGGGTATTTGAGTCACCTCGGAAGAAATAA
- a CDS encoding NAD(P)/FAD-dependent oxidoreductase, protein MTTSNRDVVIVGGGPAGCAVGVCIARYGLDVVIFDRGNSSLRRCAFLENYLGFPAGIDIETFYKLMHDHAVEAGCDLVSDMVESVERTDGNFRVRTQEERSVLVPRVVAATTHDGEYLRGLDSDEVMFDTHEHHGEVHEEFDREYADADGRTSIDGLYVAGGLAGHGEQVLVAAGHGMTVGRELLADVRCEEGYWEEAAPHYDWLRRRAALDYDWDDEETWHRRFADHRVADDHDIEQERLQRIRQREIEFVKSTHLDRSEIDNRRERAHRRLATHLDEELLLEVIDDDRLQEYVAEQAETTGSDGRNISD, encoded by the coding sequence ATGACGACATCCAACCGCGACGTCGTCATCGTCGGTGGAGGACCAGCGGGGTGCGCCGTTGGAGTTTGTATTGCCCGATACGGACTCGATGTCGTGATCTTCGACCGGGGGAACTCATCACTTCGCCGTTGTGCGTTTCTGGAGAACTATCTTGGATTCCCTGCGGGTATCGACATCGAGACATTCTACAAACTCATGCACGACCACGCCGTTGAGGCGGGCTGTGACCTTGTCTCGGACATGGTCGAGTCTGTTGAGCGGACGGATGGTAACTTCCGTGTCCGGACCCAAGAGGAGCGATCAGTCCTCGTTCCGCGAGTCGTGGCGGCCACCACCCACGATGGCGAGTATCTCAGGGGACTTGACAGCGACGAGGTGATGTTCGACACCCACGAGCATCACGGTGAGGTTCACGAAGAGTTCGACCGTGAGTACGCCGACGCCGACGGACGGACTTCTATCGACGGACTGTACGTGGCCGGGGGCCTCGCTGGACATGGCGAGCAGGTACTCGTTGCAGCCGGGCACGGAATGACCGTCGGCCGTGAACTACTGGCCGATGTCCGCTGCGAAGAGGGGTACTGGGAAGAAGCCGCCCCCCACTACGACTGGCTTCGGCGCCGTGCGGCTCTCGATTACGACTGGGACGACGAAGAAACCTGGCACCGGCGATTCGCGGATCACAGAGTAGCTGACGACCACGACATCGAGCAGGAGCGACTCCAACGGATTCGCCAGCGCGAAATCGAGTTCGTCAAATCCACTCACCTCGACCGATCAGAGATTGACAATCGTCGAGAACGTGCACACCGACGGCTCGCTACTCATCTCGACGAGGAACTCCTCCTTGAGGTCATCGACGACGATCGGTTACAGGAATACGTGGCCGAACAAGCGGAGACGACGGGGAGTGACGGGAGGAACATCTCCGACTGA
- a CDS encoding ABC transporter substrate-binding protein — MAAETDVHEIPTRREMIQGGSTILGGGLLAGCTSDGGDPTPADAADTATNSPTDTPTSYEVAIEPAGRHTFEEVPETYASIPGAWMDIAMGFGIQPKAVAAFDRLPLKYYDALPGVDFDADAVRTLGESAESKYDKEVFYDVDADVHLMDSRMLKKYSGWDDEDLEEIESNVGPILGSLIRFPFGGRDPYYTLYEAFEKAAQIFQRQAQYEAWVTLKESFYADIESRVPVSGGDEPTVAAFNFGFDPESGKFFAANIDAPRNDTRSFRMLGVNNAFQGEEYVPFKPVGIEKLLDVDPDYIGMIGYLSYIDDSQLQKVVETAQDHDVLSQLRAVENGNFVRTGGQYMGPIIDLFSTEALAKQLYPDEYGEWPGSIHDVPEEEQLFDRQRVADIINGNV, encoded by the coding sequence ATGGCAGCAGAGACTGACGTTCACGAGATTCCGACGCGGAGAGAGATGATACAGGGCGGCAGTACCATCCTCGGCGGGGGTCTACTCGCAGGATGCACCAGCGATGGTGGTGACCCAACACCGGCAGATGCGGCTGACACGGCGACGAACTCGCCGACGGACACTCCGACGTCGTACGAGGTGGCGATTGAGCCGGCGGGGCGCCACACGTTCGAGGAAGTCCCGGAAACGTACGCGAGCATTCCCGGAGCGTGGATGGACATCGCGATGGGATTTGGCATCCAGCCGAAAGCCGTCGCCGCCTTCGACCGGCTCCCGCTGAAGTACTACGATGCGCTCCCCGGCGTCGATTTCGATGCCGACGCCGTCCGAACGCTCGGTGAATCGGCCGAATCGAAGTACGATAAGGAGGTGTTCTACGACGTTGACGCTGACGTCCATCTCATGGACTCGCGTATGCTGAAGAAGTACTCAGGGTGGGACGACGAAGACCTCGAAGAGATCGAATCGAACGTCGGCCCGATTCTCGGGTCGCTGATTCGGTTCCCATTCGGCGGACGCGATCCGTACTACACGCTCTACGAGGCGTTCGAGAAGGCAGCACAGATTTTCCAGCGCCAAGCTCAGTACGAGGCGTGGGTCACTCTCAAGGAGTCGTTTTACGCCGACATTGAATCCCGTGTGCCCGTCTCGGGAGGCGACGAACCGACAGTCGCCGCGTTCAACTTCGGGTTCGACCCCGAGTCTGGGAAGTTCTTCGCGGCGAACATCGACGCGCCACGGAACGATACACGGAGTTTCCGGATGCTGGGTGTCAACAATGCGTTCCAGGGCGAAGAATACGTTCCGTTCAAGCCGGTTGGGATCGAGAAACTCCTCGATGTTGACCCCGACTACATCGGGATGATCGGCTACCTCTCGTATATCGATGACTCCCAGCTCCAGAAGGTCGTCGAGACGGCACAAGACCACGACGTGCTGAGTCAACTACGTGCCGTCGAAAACGGGAACTTCGTCCGGACTGGCGGCCAATACATGGGGCCGATTATCGATCTCTTCTCAACAGAGGCGCTCGCCAAACAGCTGTATCCCGACGAGTACGGCGAGTGGCCGGGATCGATTCATGATGTTCCCGAAGAGGAGCAACTGTTCGACCGTCAGCGGGTCGCCGACATCATCAACGGTAACGTCTAA
- a CDS encoding RNase H family protein produces the protein MTEEPLPVEHCSPLATLVDEVLARIGYEIAAATDAIDAAVPGYGGLFDPTTTPSELRRALDSVLVSDLSQPPAPEPTGNSFILYVDGSSRGNPGPAGAGAVIMDATETELARLGRPVSSRTGNNTAEYVALQLGIAGLLARYELQTLEVRIDSMTVIRDVWDGHYPVSLCPCILVLGCSRRLVTLYSDSWWTSGKISSGDVSVTRRWLFQQQTIISQVDLLTRYTRRGLPPGRSRRRERS, from the coding sequence GTGACTGAGGAACCGCTCCCGGTCGAACACTGCTCACCACTCGCGACGCTCGTCGATGAGGTACTTGCACGTATCGGCTACGAGATAGCAGCTGCCACCGACGCCATCGATGCCGCCGTGCCCGGATATGGTGGCCTGTTTGATCCCACAACCACCCCATCCGAGTTGCGTCGCGCGCTCGACAGCGTGCTGGTGTCGGATCTCAGCCAGCCACCGGCCCCGGAGCCGACGGGCAACTCGTTCATCCTCTACGTCGATGGAAGTTCACGCGGCAACCCCGGCCCAGCGGGTGCAGGCGCGGTCATCATGGACGCTACCGAAACCGAACTCGCCCGGCTCGGCCGTCCCGTCAGCTCCCGGACGGGAAACAATACCGCCGAATACGTCGCGCTGCAGCTTGGGATTGCTGGACTGTTGGCCCGCTATGAGCTACAAACGCTGGAAGTGCGTATCGACTCGATGACGGTCATCCGAGATGTTTGGGATGGCCACTATCCGGTTTCGTTGTGTCCTTGCATCCTCGTTCTTGGGTGCTCTCGTCGGCTGGTCACACTGTATAGCGACTCTTGGTGGACAAGCGGGAAAATATCTTCAGGTGACGTATCAGTGACTCGTCGATGGCTATTCCAACAGCAAACAATTATCTCACAAGTAGACTTACTGACGAGATACACTCGGCGGGGTCTGCCGCCCGGACGCAGTCGTCGGCGGGAGCGGTCGTAG
- a CDS encoding HAD-IIA family hydrolase translates to MIATQFDVFLIGLDGVLSSGDEVLSNAVTTVNRLYDQDKQIRFLTNDPRPTRDTIVTRLRDFGIEVTETEIITSAWATAAFLDQQDISTTAVVGSEGLRSELRDAGIDITEDAPEVVVVGADEQTTYLDIQRAARHIDQGAQFVATNSDGAFSTPDGPAPGAGAIVRAVEATVETVPTVIGKPEPLMFEMALDEIAADQQAVVVGDNPATDILGAHRAGLPGVLVADEQHTAPSDSDFRQPDATIGTLAELFTDVTAAWESPQYSWPDEIRPGVGAVVVNETDEVLLVRRADNERWALPTGTVERGEAVDEAIIREMREETGLQISVEQLTGVYSRPHQQVFSYPSGRAVHFITNCFLCTIDAGTLEVDTDEVLEINFFESDDLPADILPMHPRWIVDAIESGAGAAIR, encoded by the coding sequence ATGATTGCCACTCAGTTCGACGTGTTTCTGATCGGTCTTGACGGCGTGCTCTCCTCCGGTGACGAGGTACTCTCGAATGCCGTTACCACTGTCAATCGACTCTACGACCAAGACAAGCAGATCCGGTTTCTCACTAACGACCCTCGTCCGACACGGGACACAATCGTAACGCGCCTTCGTGATTTCGGGATCGAGGTGACTGAGACGGAAATCATCACGTCGGCATGGGCCACAGCCGCCTTCCTCGATCAACAGGATATCTCAACCACCGCAGTCGTCGGAAGCGAGGGGTTGCGCTCGGAACTCCGCGATGCTGGAATTGATATTACAGAGGACGCTCCCGAGGTAGTTGTTGTTGGAGCGGATGAGCAGACAACATATCTTGATATCCAGCGGGCAGCGAGACACATTGATCAAGGGGCGCAGTTCGTTGCAACGAACTCAGACGGTGCATTCTCGACACCCGATGGTCCTGCTCCGGGTGCCGGTGCTATCGTTCGTGCGGTCGAGGCCACAGTAGAGACAGTTCCAACGGTTATCGGGAAACCCGAACCGCTGATGTTCGAGATGGCCCTTGACGAGATAGCTGCCGACCAGCAGGCAGTCGTCGTCGGAGATAACCCGGCCACCGATATTCTCGGTGCCCATCGGGCTGGCCTCCCGGGAGTGCTCGTCGCAGACGAGCAGCACACTGCACCATCAGATTCTGATTTCCGCCAGCCTGATGCGACGATTGGGACGCTCGCAGAGCTGTTTACCGACGTGACGGCGGCCTGGGAATCGCCACAGTACTCGTGGCCGGATGAAATTCGTCCGGGTGTTGGCGCGGTCGTGGTAAACGAGACGGACGAGGTACTGTTAGTGAGACGAGCTGACAATGAACGCTGGGCACTCCCAACGGGGACTGTTGAGCGGGGGGAAGCAGTTGACGAGGCGATCATTCGAGAGATGCGTGAGGAAACCGGGCTGCAGATTTCGGTTGAGCAACTAACGGGCGTCTATTCACGCCCGCATCAGCAGGTGTTTTCGTATCCGTCTGGGAGGGCAGTCCACTTCATTACGAACTGCTTTCTGTGTACCATCGATGCAGGGACACTTGAGGTCGATACTGACGAGGTCCTGGAGATCAATTTCTTTGAGTCAGATGATCTCCCAGCAGATATCCTCCCTATGCATCCCCGATGGATTGTTGATGCAATCGAGTCAGGTGCGGGTGCAGCTATCCGATGA
- a CDS encoding ArsR/SmtB family transcription factor, which produces MDEDEAVELFETLGSETTYRIYRQLHEEPKVPRELATALDSTIQNIHYHLNKLEEADLIQPVDTWHSENGVEMKVYVPVHDPLVISFGSHEDQDQIQTLLSRVFGLLGGVSLISLIAEFIAASATSSDTTGSDVIAESSKSPASGEPHTLFDNLVGVVLQSDPGVVLFLLGVTILSVSTALYLARREPSVR; this is translated from the coding sequence ATGGACGAGGATGAGGCAGTCGAACTCTTCGAAACGCTTGGGAGTGAGACGACGTATCGCATCTACCGGCAACTGCATGAAGAGCCCAAAGTTCCTCGTGAACTCGCCACGGCGCTTGACAGTACGATCCAGAATATCCACTATCATCTCAACAAGTTAGAAGAAGCAGATCTGATCCAACCAGTTGATACCTGGCATTCGGAAAACGGCGTGGAGATGAAAGTCTATGTCCCAGTTCACGATCCCCTAGTGATAAGCTTTGGCTCACATGAAGATCAAGACCAGATACAAACGCTGCTCTCACGAGTGTTTGGTCTTCTCGGCGGTGTCTCATTGATCAGTCTGATTGCTGAATTTATCGCTGCATCTGCGACTAGTTCAGATACCACAGGCAGCGACGTAATAGCGGAGTCATCCAAATCCCCAGCGAGTGGTGAACCTCATACCCTGTTTGACAATCTCGTAGGGGTGGTCCTCCAGTCAGACCCCGGAGTCGTTCTCTTTCTGCTAGGGGTAACCATTCTCTCGGTATCTACCGCACTCTATCTCGCTCGTCGAGAGCCATCAGTGCGATAA
- a CDS encoding helix-turn-helix transcriptional regulator, translating into MVPPSPSPLAETLQARLDCLRTINDDPQEKRTLTDSLDIPRSTLDDIVRELEEKGLVSYRDGEWHTTPWGQLACEMHYSYLNSIRDLIKAKPVLDILPPNHSLSESVIVDAEVKLPHPNVSGCLMGTILERLEKANDIRIATPQVLTGYYEQFYQYCSNDETSVEIILDQQIRDWYESQDSEKVNELSNCPSTSVRWREIPFEFGLVLLDDEEVIVSVFAEHGIAGLIMNDSRDAMAWARDRYDSIRQDSESTKNSNKISGVT; encoded by the coding sequence ATGGTTCCACCAAGCCCTAGTCCGCTTGCTGAGACTCTCCAAGCACGATTAGACTGTTTACGGACAATAAATGACGACCCTCAAGAGAAGCGAACGCTCACAGACTCATTAGATATCCCGCGTTCCACCCTCGACGACATCGTCCGAGAGCTGGAAGAAAAGGGCCTTGTTTCATATAGGGATGGGGAATGGCACACTACTCCCTGGGGACAACTGGCGTGTGAGATGCATTATTCTTACTTGAACAGCATCCGGGACCTCATTAAAGCAAAACCAGTTCTGGACATCCTCCCGCCAAACCACTCGCTTAGTGAGTCAGTTATAGTTGATGCCGAAGTGAAACTACCTCATCCGAATGTATCGGGTTGTCTCATGGGAACGATTTTGGAACGTCTTGAGAAGGCTAATGACATCCGTATAGCGACACCTCAAGTCTTGACAGGGTATTACGAGCAGTTTTACCAGTATTGCTCTAACGATGAAACATCAGTAGAAATTATTCTTGATCAACAGATCAGAGACTGGTATGAATCCCAAGACTCTGAGAAAGTAAATGAATTATCCAATTGTCCATCCACTTCTGTGCGCTGGAGAGAGATTCCCTTTGAGTTTGGTCTGGTTCTACTTGACGATGAAGAAGTTATCGTCTCCGTCTTCGCCGAACATGGCATTGCTGGCCTCATCATGAATGATTCACGAGATGCAATGGCCTGGGCAAGGGACAGATATGATTCAATTAGACAAGATTCTGAGTCAACGAAGAACAGTAATAAAATCTCTGGGGTAACGTAG